The region GAGacactgatgattttttttaggaGTACCTGTTCTCTATACTGATCTGCATGTCTCCTTTCATCTTCCACCTGTATCAGAACTTCTTTCAGTTTCTTCTCCGTTTTCCTCACAAGCTTATTGGCCATGGCTCGCTCCCTAGGAAGGGAGAAAAAGGGAGAGAAGACACACAAAACATCACATTGCTGGTTTGATCTTTACAGTAAATTTACATCCTTAAAAAtctaattcacacaaaaaaaatctgtcatcattttttgctttttttagaAACTGTACACTCTTGTAGATATAATGAAATTGAATAGTAACCCTAGATTTCAAGCattatttttagtgaataatCTTAGTTTGTTGGTCACACAAAGCTATCAGATGGCTTTCAAGCACATTAAATATTACACGTAAGTTGTATAggccatatttaaaataattttaatgaaacgTTTCGTCCTGTTTAGATTTTTACCTGAACTATAAGtaaaagaacactttttttttcatggaataaGGGTTTTAAAAGACCAATAAAATGACTGCTTTAACTGTACTGACAATATCAGATGAGAACATTATCTCAACATCGTCACTGTTATTGAACTTAGTCGAGCTGAATAACGAAACGTTTACCTTCTGCAGAAGTTGAGCTAGATATTGACACTATTATCTTCAGTAAAACTGCTTTACAGTTTAAAGCCATGAATAATTTCAAAACGGACTAATCTTATAACACTAGCaattttattttcctgtttattaatgtGAAGTGGCTTTGAAGCAATCTGCATTGTATTAAATGCTATAACAATATGACTTCATTTGAATCGACTCGAATAAGAAACCATGCTGTTTTGGAAAGACATCTGTACATTCGACTTCCCCGTTTTTCTTTAGCTCCCCCTCTGTTTTCTTACTGTCTCTCCTGCTCCAGTTGTTCCTCCGCAGATTCTATCTTGGCCTCCAGGGCGGCGACACTGAGGCGATGTTTTCCCTTCACTGTTCCCTCCATCTCACTGAGACGAGTTTTCAGCTCTTTATTCTGCCTCTCCAGAGTCTCTCGTGCGCTCTCGCTCTTCTGTGCCAGCGTCCTCTCTCCAGATAACTGGACTGTAAGTGTCTCAACCTAAAAGAAACAGAGAGAAGGGCTCTGTCTCTGTGTATTTGTCTGGTAGtatagtctgtgtttgtgtgtttctttgtCTACCTGCAAAGTGCTCTTCCTCTGCCTCTCGGCTAATAGTTCAGCGTTACTTTGTTCCTCCTCTAACTCTTCCTCCAGCTGAGTGATTCTGGCCTCAAGACGCCGCTTCTCTTCCAACAGTGCAGATCTGCAGGGGAAACGAAGTTTCACAACATGAATCCTATTTACTTTTCTAATAAATAGGCCTGGTGTTCAATAATGTGGACCTATGTATTGTGCACAATAAGACAAGGAACATGTATTAAGAGAGTAAGAATGGGGAAACTGTAATTTCATCATCACTGAACCTCAGCACAAGCACAGATACTGACTTTCCAGTTGTACTGTTGATGATTTCATCTGCCAGTTCTTCTCTCTCCTGTTGGGCCTGTCTCCGCTGCCTCTCAGAAACAGCCAGCTCCTGAGAGAATGTCATAAGAAGAGCACAAACAAAAGAATAAGAGACTCAAAGTAGTTCAATCATCTGGGTTACACAGGCAGAGGAACACACCTCTGTCAGCTGTAATAGTTCTGCTTCCAGCGTCTGCAGCCGTTTCTCGCTGTCCTTTGACTGGGCAACAATCTCGTCTCGAGCCAACTTGGTCTCATCAAGCTCACGGATAAGCTCCTTCATCTGAGTCTGGAAAACACAGAGGAACACAATGAATATTTACATCAGGGCTTTTCAGCTGATTTTTTTCGACTACTCTGGTTTATTTGAATGAAATCTGTCCTTTTGTTGTGGTTTATCTAATGATCAATTAAACTGACGAACCTGGAGACGTTTCATCTGTCTTAGTGCTTCCTCTCTGCCCCGATTGGCTGCTTCCACCTGAGTCTCCGCCTCCTGCAGCTCTGTCTCCAGTTGTTTTTTGACAGTCAAAGCCTGAGCTCTCTGAGTCTTCTCCTCTTCAAGCATTGTTTCAAGTTCTCGCACCTGAACAAGTGACAGAAGAAACAAATAAAGAGCAGGAGAAAAAAGGTGGTTATTTACAATTCTTTTCAAATATATTCTCATCGCTTCACTTCAGCTGAAGGCAGTTTACCTGTTTGTTGAGTGCTCTCCTCTTTTCTTCTCCTTTCTCCTCTTTAGTGCTGATCTCTCTCTCAAACTGAGCTCTAAGAGCCTGAAGGGTGACTTCCAGTCTGAGGCGAGCGTTCTCAGCTTCTGTCAGCTCATCCTCCAGCTCCTGGGTCTGTTCTTTCAGAGACTGGGCTTCTGTTTCCAAAGCCCGTCGAGAACGCTCTAGCTCATGAACCTGAAGAGGCGtgacaaaggcaaaaaaaattgattttttttagcaCAGAATAAGCTCTTGTTATGTATAcactataaataaatgttaataaatatcatATGAGAGTGCATTGGTAAAAAGCAAGTTGTACATTTTTGCCCACGTCATCTTGGGCGTTGACGAGCTGCTCCATCTCCAGGCGGAGCTGCTTATTGGTTCTCTCCAGCTCATCTCTCTGCTCTGTTGCTTCATGCAATGCCCTTGAGAGGGACAGGAAACGCGTCTCCTTCTCTCGACTCTCTGCTTCTGCGCGGTCCCGTTCCTCCAGCAGCCGAGCACTAACTGCTTTCTCCTCTGCCAAACACTGAAGGTTAAGGGTCAAAGGGTGAGGAACCTCTTGAGCTGCACTTCTCATTTTCAAGGCTTTTTACTTTTTACCATAGCCAATCCAGCCATCTATCCATCAGCAACCAGCCagtctctccatccatccatctatccaccaTTACATCTATCCATACATACTTCCAtttatcatccatccattcatccaccaGTCAGCCCATCCATCCACCATATAATCCATCCATCAGTTCATCCatttatcatccatccatccatccatttaccagttaatctatccatccatccatttatcatccatccatccaccagtCAATCTATCTAACATTCGTCCATCCACCTgtcaatccatccatcattcctTTCATCTCTCCAGCCATCCAAGTGAATCCATTCATGTATCTATTCATCAAGTCAAACCATCCATCCCTCCACCATCCCATAAATTAATCCTTCCATCCACAAGTCAATCACtccatcattccatccatctCTATATGCATGCATTCATTTAGTCGAACCATCCATCCAACCCTTTGATCCACCAGTCAGACCATCCATTTATTCAGTCAATCCATCCTTCCAACCATCCAATCAATCtaacatctatccatccatccatccatccatccatccaaccatccctCCCTCTCAGTGTTTCCTACTGTACCTGATCAAATTTCTTCTGTCGTTTCTCCAGAGCAGTGcagttctgtctttctctctgcaaAGCAATTGTCATGTCCTCTATCTCTTCTCTCAGCcgttctttctgtctctctatgcgttctttctcttcttctttggctctctctctctgtacggCGTTCTCCAGCTCTCTCTGCATCTTCCTCCTGGCCTCCTCCCCGACCTCCACCGCTGTATTCACTTCCTCTGTCTGCTTCTTTAGATCAGACAGCTGCATGGACACATAAGCATACAGTAATATCATAAAACAGAGTAAAGATACAACAACAGGTTTCTAGATGAGTGAAACATGGATGTGTACCTGTTGTGTGTGGTTCTGAATCTGGCGTGTAAGTTCTCTggtcttctcctcctcctcctctagtCTCTCCATCAATCCagctttttcttcctctagagcACGCACACGTGAGCCCAGTGCCAACTTCTGCCGTGTCTCTTCCTGCAGTAGATCCTAAAAAATagcaaacacacacgcatacattaAGCATGCTTAAGAAACCATCATATTCACAGTCAGAGAGACATCACAGTCTCTAAGAtctgctttaaaatgtaaaaacaatcagAGGATTTCATTTCCTAttcatccatccagccatcatacAATGTGTTTCTTCAAAATCAGTTGAATTAAATggttagtacacccaaaaatgaaaattagcccaaaAATTACTCACCTTGGAGTCTtgatgactttcttctttcatacgaatccagtcagagttattttaaaaatgttcattgatctttagattaaagtgattattatgttttgaatatggaaatATTTCTTACATTCgttacaggaggcctttgttcaccccccagagcGAATGTGAGAAAgtaatgctttttttaatgtatgtgctTTCTATTAAACTTCTTTTGgaccgatgcagtgcaacacccgctgagtggcatcaaagagcttgaaagatcaaagacatttttaaaaataactctgactgaatttgtctgaaagaagaaagtcatatacatccaagatgacttcagggtgactaatttatggcttaattttcatttttggctgaactaaacctttaagtcCCATTAGCCTATTAATATGTAGCGGAAGAGAGCAAATTAAAACACAGACACAAGTTACCTGCACATCATGAAGTTGGCTCTCCAGACTGCTGACCTCCTTACTTAGGCGGTGAGATTTGGACTCAGATGAGGATAGGGAACTGGACAGAGACTCGAGCTCCGActgagagggagagggagagaattcagtgtttggatgtttttaaaactGGTTTGATTTATTGGTTAGTTTGTAACATTGTGGTTGGTAAACAAGCCAATTACCAGCTTGGACCAGCTAAAGACCAGTTTGGACCAATTAGAAACCAGATACCATGTAACAAAATTGCTACCAGCTTAAACTAGATTTTCCAGAAAGGGAAGGATTTCTGTGGGCAAAACTTTTTTTGCCATTGTCTACTGTCAATAGTGTAGCAATGTACTGTATGAAGCATAGCTCTCAAAGAACTCGCTTTCAAACCAAAGTTGTTTTCATTGTTCAGCTCAACTAATTCACTTAACCAACTTTTGTTTCCAACAGATTTCtggattttaactgtaaaaattgGCCCAAAACACAAGCTGAGTTTACATGAATTAGACCATCATCAGGTGCTGTTCCCAGGTGCCCACcagaaatcagtaaaaaaaaaatgtttattttccatAAATCAAGATTTTGAACTCTGATGTAAAATAGCCTTGGGTCCACACTGTGAAATTAGTGGCCTTAGTTGAAAGGCTCATTTCTACCTGGAGTTTACTGAGTCGCTCCTCTcgctcctctctttctctctcagcctGTGTGAGGCGTGCGTTGAGTTCCTGTAACTGTCCCTCTGCTCGCTTTCTGCCCCTCTCGCTCTCCATCTTCCCTCCCTGTAAAGTCTTCAGCTCAGCGCTCAGGTTCATCCGCTCCTCCTCCAGAATGGCCTTGGCCTTCTCCAGAGACTGACGGGACTGTGAACATACACGCACATCAAAGGTTGGCAACTTAGAAATACAAACCTGACTTCCCAGGGTAACAACAGCTTGTAAACAAGTTGCATTTGACGTAAATGCTAAGAGACGCACTCTTTTGGCGTTGTCCAGCTGCTCCTGTAGGGAGTCTATAGCAGCGGTGTGTTTGATGCGGAGCTCTGACAGCTGGGCTTCGTGACGACGAGTCTCCTCCTCCAAACATCTCTGAAGCTCTCCTAATTCAGCCTCACGACGAGACCTTAACAAACACACATGATTCAAATCAGGATAAATAAAGCTGTTCAAAATGCCTACGTTAAAATAAAGTCTACTTTTCTGATAATTGTCATGAATGTGCACTTGAAGTGCACTtcaaatcttaatatatatatatattttttatattgtacttgttggtaatataatattaaataaataaaaggccacttaagtgtgtATCATGAAACTCTACTGTCTTTAAGAACACTTAAGTACACATTTAAAAAGTGCACAATTAGAGGTTTTAAAGTACAAATTgttgttttaatctttttttgtgttttaaagtaCACTTATGttacatactaaagcacatgtaaagtacttagTAATGTGTTGAGTAAAGtaacacatacatttaaataaaagcttCACTAAAAATGTGATGAAAGTATATtgtagtttaccataaatgcttgtaaCTACATTTGGCAGTACACTATTTTAAACCACACAATTAAAGCAATTctgaaataatatatgaaaatataaattacatatgaAAGTGTACTTAAGTCCTGTTAAGatgggcgtacacggtgcgatttttgctgtcgtacgagttcgcatgtgatttttttcaatcgtgtggaaatcgcgtattctcgtatggtcgcggctcgtatcatttgcgatgaattacgagccgagcagagtggcttacgagcacttcccgaccttgcgatcatttttaaacatgtctaaaaagtttgtgagctatcggtttgaatttgtgccatttgtgctgttgaacgagccgatttgttgatttatctgaagttgaccaatcacgaactacgaaaaccacagaagaagaaagacgaagacggcagctgaagtctgtcagcaacagcgagcgctgtatgatgtttctagcaacgtatttcaacttcgtgcgattgcttctggaattcgcaggttgtaaaatcgtgtcgtatatcatctcgtccgtacgattttcagataaactcactcgtgccgtgtgcgtgaacatacgatcttccgaccatccgaattcgcaccgtgtacgcccgcccaTAAAGTAGCTCAAAACAGCATACTGAAGTTAAGTTAcacttaaactgaaaaaaattatattatacagtgtggttttttttatagatttgtaTAAATTGAAACTAtcatactttattatttatttgcaatcaacaTTCATTAAGTGTCCAAAATGAGTTCTTCTgtacagttttaaaatatattaagtattCTTTTcaagtgtatttcttttttacaaGGGTTTAAGTGTTTTCTCATTTTTTCGTGAcaatttaatatcaatatttgTCTTTTAGTTGTACAGTTTCTGCCTTTTTTCCAGTAAGTATGTAAAGATTTTCAGTAAATCGTATTtaaaattgcacacacacacacacacacacacaaacacacacacctgagctctTGCTGAGCAGCTGTAGTGTCCAGTGTATCTTCTAGTTCAGTCCTCAACGCCTCTAACTCCTCTCCCAGATCTCTCCTCTGTTTCTCAGCTCTCTCCCTCATTCCTTTTTCATTGTCCACCTCCTCTTTGAGCTCAGAGACCTGGGACATGGCCTCTCTCAGGGCTCTCTGAGACTCTGCACGACGTGCCCCCTCTtcttccagcctgagggagagtaaatgtAAGATATGTAATTGTTAAGGAGTATTACTTCTTAAAGTGGCTGTGCTACAAGGAATCGCTCTAAGATAGACTTATGTCTGTGCATGTACCGTGTCTGTAGTGTggtgatctctttctctctctggctCAGGCTGCCTCTCAGCTCAGTGACGAGTAAGCTCAGGTCAGACAGCTGCTCTTGGGCCTCCACTGCCTCTCCTTCCATCCGCCTCTTCCACTTCTCCTGTTCCAGACGGCCCTGCTCTTCCCTCTTCAGACGCTCTGAGGGAAAGGGAAAGACAGTTCTTTACCTGTTTGTCTTTTTATAAAAGAatagtccaccccaaaataaaaaaaaaagttatttatttaccatCATGATATTCCAACCCCAACAATCCCAGTAACAGGAAGACAAAAGGaaattttttaaagaatctttatGCTGTCCTTTTGCATACTAAGGTGTTTATATTGAGCATGTAAGACGAGGTTCAAAAAGGTTCGCCATAAAAGCAGTTcatgtgatttgtttttttgttctccaCTGTTGTTGTATGGAAAGGAGATGCATAGATATTCATCAAAAAtctctctttttaaagaaatatatgatTGTTGTATATATGagatacactatcattcaaaagggGTGAGTgagatttttgaaagaagtctcaccgAGGctgaacatatttaattaaaatacagtaaacaacaatatcgtgaaatattattacaatttaaaataattgttttccgtttcaatatattttaaaatgcaatttattcctgtatgacaaagctgaattttcaatttcagcagccattattcgaggctttagtgtcacatgatcattcagataTCATTTTAATGATAATCATATGCTAAGCCgttgctcaagaagcatttcttatcattatcaatgttgcatAATGTTTTGCTAAAATTATTGTGGAAACTTCctattttaggattctttgatgaatagaaagtgttATTTGTATctggaatataatttttttgtaacaaccaaatgtcacttttgataaatttgataaataaaagtattaaattcttaaaaaaaaaaaaaaaaaaaaaaaaaaaagatatatatatataatgatccCAAACGGTGATGTAAATAATGAATTCCATAATTGTGTTTCTGCCAAATGTAATAATGCAGTCTTGAAATCTCCAAACAAAGAGCAAATTAGATCTAATGAATCATCAACAAAGTATTTCAAAGCATAATTAACACAAGGACAGTTACCTTCTAAATCAGCGATGACAGCTTCCTGTTTATTTTTCAGCttgttaagactcttcacctTCTCCTCTTCTTCTGTGAGTTGATCTGTCACTTCGTTCAGTCTCTCTTCCAGATGTTTTTTCTCCTGAGAATGGGAAAGACATATTCTTGAACCGCTGTACCATTCTAGCTGCATTCAAACAGCAGTCCTCTTCTCTTTATCTACCTTGCTTAATCTGTCTCTCTGCTCTCCCACAGTCAGCGTCTCGGCCTCCAGACTCTTCACTTTGCTCTCCAGGGTGACTTTCTCCAGCTGGAGGCGCTGACGTGTCCCCTCTTCCTCCTCGAGCTGTTCCTCCAGAtcctgagagaaagagacagtgaTGTTGAGAGAATAGTGGACATCAGACGCAGCCAGAAACACTCATCCTCCTCACCTGCACATGTTGCTGCATTCGCTTCTTCTCATTGGTCAGCTGAAGGgccctctcctcttcctcctccaatCGGCTCTCGAGCTCGCCCAACACATCTTCAAGCTCCTGTTTGCGACTGGCCAGCCGCGCTCTCATTTCCTCTGCCTCTGCGAATAACTCGGCCTCCGCCTGCAGCTGGTCAGTCAGCACTGACTTCTCCTCCATCAGCTTTCAAAGAGGACATCAAGATGAATGtggaaatcaaacaaataaacactTTCTTTGGATTCCTAATATGCTCAACAAAAATGAGTGAAACGAGGAAATAAAGTTACCTGTTGGTTTTTTCTGTCCAGTTCAGAGAAGTCATGCTCTAGTTTACTCAGATTGTCTTTGGCTTTCTGAAGCTGTGCTTCCCGAGCTTGAATCTCTTCATCCTGGCGGGTCACCTGCAGCAAGGGCTTCACCTGGataagaggtcaaaggtcacaaagCAAATAAACACAGAAGACACCCATTCCAAATCTCATTTTCCAAAATTTGGGAATCTGCAAGGGTTAAGTGATatactttattcagcaaatatcaataaatgttgatactttttatactttatttaatgataattaatatttGGCTGTTATTTTTTTGCCCTGTGTTTTTATAGTAATGATAAttcttaaataataatcattagttaattgttacaaaaaatacatcaaataaacaatgttattttaaactttcaatttatcaaaaaatcatgaaaaaagtatcacagtttccacagaaatattaaacaaaacaatcatcTTCAAGTGTGATAATATGACATGTTTCTTGCGCattaaaatcagtatattaaaatgatttctaatagATCATGATAGTGTGGACAGGAGttatagctgctgaaaatttgtTTTCATATTAGCTTTAATCCCAAAATAATaggtgctcgtgtttttccgggaaaaatcggtacagactatctttctcttatgaatataataaaactaaagactttttggagttatgaaggatgcagtactactctataggtactcaagattaacaggatattgagtgaaaacgagcatttcacccccccccttaaCAAAACATTATATACTATTTGTGTTTGCATGTTAGCCTTAACTACATTTGAACTAGATGCATTACCTTAAAGTTCAATTAAGCcctacttaattttttttgtatataaaatgatTATGTAGTGCTGTGTGTTACCTTGGTGAAGAGTCTCCACCACTGCCAGTTTCTGAGCTTCAGGTACGCAGCACAGTTCCTCTGCATCACACGCAGAGCGCTCAGCTGCTGCTGCTTCTTATGGAAAGCCCTGAAAGAACAGGTCAGTTAATacgcatacatacacatactacacacacacacacacacacacagatgattaCCTCCTGGCAAGATATCCACGGGCCACGCTCTGGAAGTGGATGATAGTGTCAGTGATCTTCAAGTCTCGTTCTTCCTCCAGATGAGCCAAAACTCCAGCCCGGAAGAACACCTTACTCTGTCCCACCCGGAAAAGGTTCTTGTCCAGCTCCAAAGCACTGATCTGTAAGTCAAGTAACAACACATAATCAACCACCTGTACTGACTAAACTCCAGAATACCAATCAGAGTTCTGAATAAAACACTTAAACATCACTCGTCCTGAAGCATTTGTGCTGTTCACGTTTATTGATCAGAAACACATATCCTCTATCAAATCAATGTTGTGAACTCAATAGGTTTAAGTTTGAATGGAATCACTTACCATTAGCACACACGCCTGTTTGCCATCCATAAAGGTTCGAGGAATAGCATTTGGAGTTAAGATCTCATACCTGAGACAGAAGACaatataagattttttatttatgcaagcTATACCTATATACACACGTTTACTTGCTTTACTAATGTAAATGGGGACATTCCAAAGATTTCTATTGCTTTACATACAGCTAGTTATGAATAACCTAACCCTAAccgaaaactttctgcatttttacaatttaaataaaagtttatttttcaatttttagaCCGTTTTAACAAAGAAGGGTGTCCCCAAAAGTAGGTTTTGTCTGATTTAGCTCACTTTTCTTTACAGCTTTTTCCTCAAAGTATATACATAGTAGAATACACGCACCTCTGTCTGAACTCCTGGAATGGGATGCGGTTCGGGAAGCCCTGTCTGCAGATCCTGATTCCCTCCAGCACCCCATTACACCTTAACTGATCCAGAACCAAATGAGGACTCAACTTCCCTGCCTGTGACAATTTCAAGAACAAAAAATTAGGCATGCtacaatattaaaatgattaaatgaccAATAAATTCAGTACaagtttaaagtgtaaaaaaaataaataaataaaccactaaagattgaattaaaatatatatttgaaatgttgcaCAATGTAAAATGAGACTTGCTTTTACAATGACAGCAATGGCAGAGTGTCAGATGACAGCAAATATAATCGAAATGAGCATGCATAACATTTAGTCTGAAAAGCAAAATAAGCatatatgtttagtttttttccctcCTGCTGTACATATGTTAGATCCCTAAATATATGTGAAACTCTCAAAaagaaactttaaaaaatgtaaatgttaagatgctaaagggctagttcacccaaatagaaaaatgatgtcattaatgactcaccctcatgttgttccaaacccatgagacctccgtttagcttcagaacacagtttaagaaattttagatttagtctgagagctctcagtccctccattgaaactgtgtgtacggtctactgtccatgtccagaaaggtaagaaaaacattatcaaagtagtccatgtgacatcggagggtcagttagaattttttgaagcatcgaaaatacattttggtccaaaaatagaaaaaactacgactttattcagcattttcttctcttccgtatCTGTTGTGAgacgcattaattcacaaatgacttaagctgttaacttttttaatgtggctgacattccctctgagttcaaacaaaccaatatcccggagtaattcatttactcaaacagtagactgactgaactgctgtgaagagagaactgaagatgaacaccaagctgagccagataacaaacgaaAGATTGaatcgttctcgagtcaagaaccggtagcatcggttttcggatcaccagtagttcggTTCTTTTCTGTGAActggttctttcagacagttcgattcaataaactggttgaagaaaatggttcaccagtTATTTTGCGCtcgacataatggcgtcattggcgattcctgcccttgattcaagccttcgggttacctgggctcataacactagcacaaaatcagttcagaacaagtcaatgttttgttcgttatctggctcggtgttcatcttcagttctctcttcacagcagttcagtcagtctactgtttgagtgcatgcattactccgggatataggtttgttttaactcagataGAGTGtcagacacaaaataaaaaagttaacagcataagtcattaatgcttattggagatgcaaaccgaTTCAAACTAGTTCAAAAAGAtcaggttacatcgaatgattcgtttgtgaaccggatatcagtaaactgcagtgttttgaactcggtCACAACAagcacggaagagaagacaatgctgaataaagtcgtagtttttgctatttttggaccaaaatgtattttcaatgcttcaacaaattctaactaaccctctgatgtcacatggactactttgatgatgttttttttacatttctggacatgggcagtataccgtacacacagtttcaatggagggactgagagctctcagactaaatctaaaatatcttaaactgtgttccgaagatgaacggaggtctcactggtttggaacaacatgagggtgagtcatttatgatataattt is a window of Carassius auratus strain Wakin chromosome 16, ASM336829v1, whole genome shotgun sequence DNA encoding:
- the myh14 gene encoding myosin-10 isoform X1 translates to MSRPAGGNVNDVTRFLSTGAGPGSPTAVFSASSQADWAAKRLVWVPSEKHGFESASIRVERGDEVEVELTDSGKKLTLSREELQRMNPPRFSKVEDMADLTCLNEASVLNNLRERYYSGLIYTYSGLFCVVINPYKNLPIYTDSIIEMYRGKKRHEMPPHIYAISEAAYRSMLQDREDQSILCTGESGAGKTENTKKVIQYLAHVASSHKSGTLGRPKDSALQMDGTRSLGRGSSAVNRTMQYGELERQLLQANPILEAFGNAKTVKNDNSSRFGKFIRINFDVAGYIVGANIETYLLEKSRAIRQAKEERTFHIFYQLLSGASEAMRKELLLGSADQYRFICGGSLPVPGQSDSENFTQTMDSVTIMGFTQEESTSMLKVISAVLQFGNITFQKEKNTDQASMPDDTAAQKLCHLLGISVLEFSRAILTPRIKVGREYVQKAQTKQQADFAVEALAKATYERLFRWLVHRINRALDRRQRQGASFIGILDIAGFEIFQLNSFEQLCINYTNEKLQQLFNHTMFILEQEEYQREGIEWSFIDFGLDLQPCIDLIERPAHPPGVLALLDEECWFPRATERSFVDKLSAEQGSHSKFMRPRQIKEEADFSIIHYAGKVDYKADEWLIKNMDPLNDNVASLLHQSSDPFISELWREDIQTLPRVYFFDSYATLQTNGTDSMERIVGLDQVSSGESSGPVSFGAAGLKTKKGMFRTVGQLYKESLTKLMATLRNTNPNFLRCIIPNHEKKAGKLSPHLVLDQLRCNGVLEGIRICRQGFPNRIPFQEFRQRYEILTPNAIPRTFMDGKQACVLMISALELDKNLFRVGQSKVFFRAGVLAHLEEERDLKITDTIIHFQSVARGYLARRAFHKKQQQLSALRVMQRNCAAYLKLRNWQWWRLFTKVKPLLQVTRQDEEIQAREAQLQKAKDNLSKLEHDFSELDRKNQQLMEEKSVLTDQLQAEAELFAEAEEMRARLASRKQELEDVLGELESRLEEEEERALQLTNEKKRMQQHVQDLEEQLEEEEGTRQRLQLEKVTLESKVKSLEAETLTVGEQRDRLSKEKKHLEERLNEVTDQLTEEEEKVKSLNKLKNKQEAVIADLEERLKREEQGRLEQEKWKRRMEGEAVEAQEQLSDLSLLVTELRGSLSQREKEITTLQTRLEEEGARRAESQRALREAMSQVSELKEEVDNEKGMRERAEKQRRDLGEELEALRTELEDTLDTTAAQQELRSRREAELGELQRCLEEETRRHEAQLSELRIKHTAAIDSLQEQLDNAKRSRQSLEKAKAILEEERMNLSAELKTLQGGKMESERGRKRAEGQLQELNARLTQAEREREEREERLSKLQSELESLSSSLSSSESKSHRLSKEVSSLESQLHDVQDLLQEETRQKLALGSRVRALEEEKAGLMERLEEEEEKTRELTRQIQNHTQQLSDLKKQTEEVNTAVEVGEEARRKMQRELENAVQRERAKEEEKERIERQKERLREEIEDMTIALQRERQNCTALEKRQKKFDQCLAEEKAVSARLLEERDRAEAESREKETRFLSLSRALHEATEQRDELERTNKQLRLEMEQLVNAQDDVGKNVHELERSRRALETEAQSLKEQTQELEDELTEAENARLRLEVTLQALRAQFEREISTKEEKGEEKRRALNKQVRELETMLEEEKTQRAQALTVKKQLETELQEAETQVEAANRGREEALRQMKRLQTQMKELIRELDETKLARDEIVAQSKDSEKRLQTLEAELLQLTEELAVSERQRRQAQQEREELADEIINSTTGKSALLEEKRRLEARITQLEEELEEEQSNAELLAERQRKSTLQVETLTVQLSGERTLAQKSESARETLERQNKELKTRLSEMEGTVKGKHRLSVAALEAKIESAEEQLEQERQERAMANKLVRKTEKKLKEVLIQVEDERRHADQYREQLDKSMGRLRQLKRQLEEVEEENSRSNAQRRKLQRELEEMSDSMQIMNRELNTLRSQLSITERQKSEQRAPLPISMRAGRRALVDDLSQENSDSEDPGASPTPSSGPPGTPTPSDNALGPPPPYSLTDAE